The following nucleotide sequence is from Echeneis naucrates chromosome 5, fEcheNa1.1, whole genome shotgun sequence.
ATGAAGCTCTCTACTAAAATACTTCCTTGTACATCGATTATCACTAACTTACCAGCAATAACGGCATTTGTAGATGCTACAGCAGGGATTATCCTCTTAACAACACCTACAGTGTTCAACAAGatacagaaaatatgttttacttatttcaaaaatcaaagaaataaaagctcTACAACTTTGCAGATTAAAGTGAACATGTATGTGTCACACTGGTTgcattgtttttccattttttttgcacaataagaaaaaatgttttgtagtcACAGTAGGAGAtttcatggtaaaaaaaaataattcagaagGAAAGAGTTTAATCTTTTGAGAATCTGTTCTAGGCATGAAAGAACATTTGCTCACCTTGGCTTAGTCTGTATGTGACTCCTGTTATGTTGAACTCTGCTGCCCTCTCCAGAGATCTCTGGTAAACCCACTGAATGTGCTCTGGGTCATCGCCGTCTAGAGCCACACCAGCTAATCCACAGTCACACAATAAAGTGAACTTTGTTGTTCATAGTACTTGTTGGCATGGTTTGTTGAGCCTTAAGCCATATTTAATGTTAATTCTGCACCCTTTAACAGAAATCACTGGTACTTAGTGCTGATACCTCCAAAGGGTGATTCTTTGGGCCAAAGCAGCATCCAGACATACTCAATGCAATGTTCCGGCAAACGAGGCATGGAAGCTATCGTACACATTGGGAAGTTGATCTACAAATGACAGGTTTATTTTAGAAAACTGACCAGGAAATGTCTGTGTAAAATCCATTATGCCATGGCTGTAAAcctttatttaataaaaaaaaataaataaataaaatagtgcAACCTGACCTGAGGAGGATAAAGCTCAAGAGTGCAGTCAATGCAGGCGGTCATACCAGGGAATATTACTCTGGCATTGCCTTTAAAGCCTTCAGTCCCTCCATCAATTAAAGGAATGATGGAACCTGGATCCAAGACACCATCCTCATACACCAGCAAagacagctgcacacacagtgagaggggccgcacaaaacattttttgaacaaAATCTTTAGCATTCAATTATTACAAGcatcaagaaaacaaatgtataaCAGAGAACTTGCAAATTTAACGagaaaaagagattttaaaaagatttcaTTGAAGAGGAATAACTTACCAGCATACCATTCATCCACCTCCTGGCAACTACAGAGTCCAATCCACAGACAATGATGTGAAATTCTAGGTGAGAACCAAGAGATTAAATATCTGTTACTGATGCAGTCCAATCAACATCTGATAAAAACAATGGTCACCACAGAGCCGAAGAACTGATCCCAATACAACTCAACTTTAGCTTGGTGAACAGTGTTGAGAGGGAacgagtttttgttttttttttttttatctgggaGTCAGTTTTATGCAATAAAAGAAGATAGTTGGTTTTGGTGCCCTGATAAAATGTGCAGTCAGTCTTTTACTCTCAAGTACCCTAACACCCCTAACAACCATTTCCACCAAGGGGGAAATTCAGAAGTCATAAAAATACTTACGTCTATAGAAGGTTTCATCCAAATCTTGAATTTTCTTAAAATGTCTGCACAAAACATTTAGGAGACTTTCAGACAGACCTTGCTCAAAGAATGATGAGCAAAAAATATGgataaattatataattttgAAATTATGTACAGCTACTGGCAGTTGTCTCAACacaaattaatatattttcactgtgtttcatCTACTATTTCAGGGCTAACTTGTTCTTTCAATTACTGATTATAAATGATTGAGTTTGAGTGTTGAGCAACTCCAATTTTTATTTGGTATCTACTATTTTGCAACTATTTCTGAACCAGTGACACACACTGCATCACTGTCAAAAGGATACGGGACAACACAGCATCCAGGTATTCGGCTATTGAtaaaatcagctgcaacatctGCCTTGGGTCGTCCTACATCTTTTGGCCTGATCAGCGTGCACACCaacaggaaaaaataattttattcaaacattatAGTCAGTGATAATAAAGATCATACACCTTACAGAGAATGCATTTTGCAACATTACTGACCTGAATAGAAACTGTCGATTCAGATTGGAAACATCAATGGTGTCCATGTCGACAACATGGATGTTGCGAATGCCTGATAGAGCCTGAATCATAAAGGAAATGCAAACTAAAAATTTGCCTTTCATTATGACTTGAATTACCCTGTTAAAATATCCATAACAATAATAACCATACCAGGTCTTTCAGCAGCTCGCACCCCAGACCACCAGCACCAATTACCAGGATTTTGCAGGTTTCTAACATAAAGGATAGTGACTGTGGTGGGAGATAATGGACACCATTTTTAGACTAATTCAAGAATGTCACAGGACAGATGa
It contains:
- the uba3 gene encoding NEDD8-activating enzyme E1 catalytic subunit isoform X2, whose translation is MADTDEPEKKRRRVVELTEKMVVDGGSGHACEWEGRWNHIKKFLERSGPFTHPDFEPSTESLSFMLETCKILVIGAGGLGCELLKDLALSGIRNIHVVDMDTIDVSNLNRQFLFRPKDVGRPKADVAADFINSRIPGCCVVPHFKKIQDLDETFYRQFHIIVCGLDSVVARRWMNGMLLSLLVYEDGVLDPGSIIPLIDGGTEGFKGNARVIFPGMTACIDCTLELYPPQINFPMCTIASMPRLPEHCIEYVWMLLWPKESPFGAGVALDGDDPEHIQWVYQRSLERAAEFNITGVTYRLSQGVVKRIIPAVASTNAVIAAACATEVFKIASSAYMPLNNYMVFNDIDSLYTYTFEAERKENCSACSQIPMDLHFAPSSKLQDVLDYLTTSASLQMKSPAITATVEGKNKTLYLQSVASIEQRTRPNLSKTLKELGLTGGQELAVADVTTPQTMLFRLCFTS
- the uba3 gene encoding NEDD8-activating enzyme E1 catalytic subunit isoform X3, whose amino-acid sequence is MADTDEPMVVDGGSGHACEWEGRWNHIKKFLERSGPFTHPDFEPSTESLSFMLETCKILVIGAGGLGCELLKDLALSGIRNIHVVDMDTIDVSNLNRQFLFRPKDVGRPKADVAADFINSRIPGCCVVPHFKKIQDLDETFYRQFHIIVCGLDSVVARRWMNGMLLSLLVYEDGVLDPGSIIPLIDGGTEGFKGNARVIFPGMTACIDCTLELYPPQINFPMCTIASMPRLPEHCIEYVWMLLWPKESPFGAGVALDGDDPEHIQWVYQRSLERAAEFNITGVTYRLSQGVVKRIIPAVASTNAVIAAACATEVFKIASSAYMPLNNYMVFNDIDSLYTYTFEAERKENCSACSQIPMDLHFAPSSKLQDVLDYLTTSASLQMKSPAITATVEGKNKTLYLQSVASIEQRTRPNLSKTLKELGLTGGQELAVADVTTPQTMLFRLCFTS
- the uba3 gene encoding NEDD8-activating enzyme E1 catalytic subunit isoform X1, producing MNLLLFSLFREKKRRRVVELTEKMVVDGGSGHACEWEGRWNHIKKFLERSGPFTHPDFEPSTESLSFMLETCKILVIGAGGLGCELLKDLALSGIRNIHVVDMDTIDVSNLNRQFLFRPKDVGRPKADVAADFINSRIPGCCVVPHFKKIQDLDETFYRQFHIIVCGLDSVVARRWMNGMLLSLLVYEDGVLDPGSIIPLIDGGTEGFKGNARVIFPGMTACIDCTLELYPPQINFPMCTIASMPRLPEHCIEYVWMLLWPKESPFGAGVALDGDDPEHIQWVYQRSLERAAEFNITGVTYRLSQGVVKRIIPAVASTNAVIAAACATEVFKIASSAYMPLNNYMVFNDIDSLYTYTFEAERKENCSACSQIPMDLHFAPSSKLQDVLDYLTTSASLQMKSPAITATVEGKNKTLYLQSVASIEQRTRPNLSKTLKELGLTGGQELAVADVTTPQTMLFRLCFTS
- the uba3 gene encoding NEDD8-activating enzyme E1 catalytic subunit isoform X4 — its product is MADTDEPMVVDGGSGHACEWEGRWNHIKKFLERSGPFTHPDFEPSTEALSGIRNIHVVDMDTIDVSNLNRQFLFRPKDVGRPKADVAADFINSRIPGCCVVPHFKKIQDLDETFYRQFHIIVCGLDSVVARRWMNGMLLSLLVYEDGVLDPGSIIPLIDGGTEGFKGNARVIFPGMTACIDCTLELYPPQINFPMCTIASMPRLPEHCIEYVWMLLWPKESPFGAGVALDGDDPEHIQWVYQRSLERAAEFNITGVTYRLSQGVVKRIIPAVASTNAVIAAACATEVFKIASSAYMPLNNYMVFNDIDSLYTYTFEAERKENCSACSQIPMDLHFAPSSKLQDVLDYLTTSASLQMKSPAITATVEGKNKTLYLQSVASIEQRTRPNLSKTLKELGLTGGQELAVADVTTPQTMLFRLCFTS